The following proteins come from a genomic window of Acanthopagrus latus isolate v.2019 chromosome 5, fAcaLat1.1, whole genome shotgun sequence:
- the ddr2l gene encoding discoidin domain-containing receptor 2 isoform X1: MHLFLLLILQATAAVGQIDPAHCRYALGMEDGRIKDDDITASSHWYETTGPQYARLNREEGDGAWCPEGQLEPSDSQYLQVDLGRLTFLTVVGTQGRYARNSGNEFARAYRLNYSRDGLLWKSWRNRLGNAVMEGNKNAYASVINDLHPPIITRYIRLIPVTRVSTTVCMRVELYGCPWEDGLISYSAPEGQPMNPPGYPIASFNDSTYDGAHERSRRLFGGMGQLTDGVIGLDDFLQTRQYHVWPGYDYLGWRNDSLGTQGYVEMEFVFDRRRNFTSMKVHSNNMFSRGVKIFSSVSCWFKPRLIAGWEVEPVAFKTVLDDRNPSARYVTVPLNRRTAKSIRCRFYFADIWMMFSEISFQSEDTILPTPVTLGSTTPPVTEESTMLTTPKTANPSTSDPPDDGNTPILIGCLVTIILLLVIIIFLILWCQYVCKVLEKAPRRILDEEVTVRLSSCSDTIILQTPPVPPRSGHAPTGPANTDPHYERVFLLDPQYQNPAVLRNKLPELSQSAEASACGGGYAEPDVTQCTPHQCFHSNAPHYAETDIVRLQGVTGSNMYAVPALTVDSLTRKDISAAEFPRQHLIFREKLGEGQFGEVHLCEAEGLPEFLGEGSPLPDRDGRSVLVAVKQLRADATSQARNDFLKEIKIMSRLNDPNIIRLLCVCVSSDPLCMVTEYMENGDLNMFLSQREIESTLTHANNIPSVSLSDLLHMSVQISSGMKYLASLNFVHRDLATRNCLLDRRLTIKIADFGMSRNLYSSDYYRIQGRAVLPIRWMAWESILLGKFTTASDVWAFGVTLWEIFTLCKEQPYSLLSDEQVIENTGEFFRNQGRQIFLYGPPLCPPSLFELMMRCWSRDLADRPTFEGLYQALRPHVNQ, from the exons ATGcacctcttcctgctgctgatccTTCAAGCCACAGCAGCCGTTGGACAGATCGACCCCg cacaCTGTCGCTATGCCTTGGGCATGGAGGATGGACGGATTAAAGacgatgacatcacagcatccAGCCACTGGTACGAGACGACTGGACCACAATACgccag gttGAATCGTGAGGAAGGAGACGGCGCCTGGTGTCCTGAGGGACAGCTGGAGCCTTCGGACAGTCAGTACCTGCAG GTGGATCTGGGTAGGCTGACCTTCCTCACGGTAGTCGGGACTCAGGGGCGATACGCCAGGAACTCTGGGAACGAGTTCGCCCGGGCTTACCGCCTCAACTACAGCAGAGACGGCTTGCTGTGGAAGTCCTGGAGGAACCGGCTGGGAAACGCG GTGATGGAGGGAAACAAGAACGCCTACGCCTCAGTCATCAACGACCTCCACCCTCCGATCATCACCCGCTATATCCGGCTGATCCCCGTCACCAGAGTGTCGACCACCGTCTGCATGAGAGTGGAGCTGTACGGCTGTCCGTGGGAGG ACGGTCTGATCTCCTACAGCGCTCCAGAGGGTCAGCCCATGAATCCGCCCGGTTATCCCATCGCCAGCTTCAATGACTCCACATACGATGGAGCACACGAGAGAAG TAGGAGGCTGTTCGGGGGGATGGGTCAGCTGACGGACGGCGTGATCGGCCTGGACGACTTCCTGCAGACGCGTCAGTACCACGTGTGGCCCGGCTACGACTACCTGGGCTGGAGGAACGACTCGCTGGGAACTCAGGGATACGTGGAGATGGAGTTTGTGTTCGACAGGCGGAGAAACTTCACCTCCATGAAG GTTCACAGTAACAACATGTTCTCCCGTGGCGTGAAGATCTTTTCCTCCGTCTCCTGTTGGTTTAAGCCCCGCCTCATTGCTGGCTGGGAGGTCGAGCCCGTGGCCTTCAAGACGGTGCTGGACGACAGAAACCCGAGCGCCCGCTACGTCACTGTGCCGCTTAATCGCCGCACGGCCAAATCCATCCGCTGTCGCTTTTACTTTGCAGACATCTGGATGATGTTCAGTGAGATCTCCTTTCAGTCAG AGGACACCATACTCCCAACCCCAGTGACCCTGGGGTCGACCACCCCTCCAGTCACTGAGGAGAGCACCATGCTAACCACACCAAAGACAG CCAATCCATCAACCAGTGACCCGCCAGATGACGGGAACACGcccattctgattggctgcctggTGACCATCATCCTGCTGTtggtcatcatcatcttcctcatcctctggTGCCAGTATGTCTGCAAGGTGCTGGAGAAG gctccCCGTCGGATCCTCGATGAGGAGGTGACAGTTCGGCTGTCGTCCTGTAGTGACACCATCATCCTCCAGACCCCTCCTGTGCCCCCCCGCTCTGGCCACGCACCTACAG GCCCGGCCAACACTGACCCTCACTATGAGAGAGTTTTCCTGTTGGACCCACAGTACCAGAACCCGGCGGTGCTGAGGAACAAACTGCCAGAGCTGTCACAGAGCGCCGAGGCCTCAG CGTGTGGAGGAGGCTACGCCGAACCTGACGTCACCCAGTGCACCCCGCACCAGTGTTTCCATAGCAACGCGCCGCACTACGCCGAGACGGACATCGTGCGGCTGCAGGGCGTCACCGGCAGCAACATGTACGCTGTCCCCGCCCTCACCGTGGACTCCCTCACCAGGAAGGACATCTCCGCCGCAGAGTTCCCGCGGCAACATCTGATCTTCAGGGAGAAGCTGGGGGAGGGGCAGTTCGGAGAG GTCCACCTGTGTGAGGCCGAGGGACTCCCAGAATTCCTTGGGGAGGGGTCACCTCTCCCTGACAGAGATGGCCGTTCTGTGCTGGTGGCTGTTAAACAGCTGAGGGCCGACGCCACCAGCCAAGCCAG GAACGACTTCCTGAAGGAAATAAAGATCATGTCTCGTCTGAACGACCCCAACATCATCcggttgctgtgtgtgtgcgtgtcgtCCGACCCGCTGTGCATGGTGACCGAATACATGGAGAACGGAGACCTGAACATGTTCCTGTCTCAACGGGAGATTGAGAGCACACTGACGCATGCCAACAACATCCCTTCAGTCAG tcTATCAGACCTCCTCCACATGTCGGTGCAGATCTCGTCGGGGATGAAGTACCTGGCGTCTCTGAACTTCGTGCACCGCGACCTGGCCACCAGGAACTGCCTGCTGGACCGCCGCCTCACTATCAAGATCGCCGACTTTGGGATGAGCCGAAACCTGTACAGCAGCGACTACTACCGCATCCAGGGCCGGGCGGTGCTGCCCATACGATGGATGGCCTGGGAGAGCATCCTGCtg GGTAAGTTCACCACGGCCAGTGACGTTTGGGCGTTTGGTGTCACCCTCTGGGAGATCTTCACTCTGTGTAAGGAGCAGCCCTACAGTCTGCTGTCCGACGAACAGGTCATAGAGAACACTGGCGAGTTCTTCAGGAACCAGGGCAGACAG ATCTTCCTTTACGGCCCTCCACTCTGCC
- the ddr2l gene encoding discoidin domain-containing receptor 2 isoform X2 codes for MHLFLLLILQATAAVGQIDPAHCRYALGMEDGRIKDDDITASSHWYETTGPQYARLNREEGDGAWCPEGQLEPSDSQYLQVDLGRLTFLTVVGTQGRYARNSGNEFARAYRLNYSRDGLLWKSWRNRLGNAVMEGNKNAYASVINDLHPPIITRYIRLIPVTRVSTTVCMRVELYGCPWEDGLISYSAPEGQPMNPPGYPIASFNDSTYDGAHERRRLFGGMGQLTDGVIGLDDFLQTRQYHVWPGYDYLGWRNDSLGTQGYVEMEFVFDRRRNFTSMKVHSNNMFSRGVKIFSSVSCWFKPRLIAGWEVEPVAFKTVLDDRNPSARYVTVPLNRRTAKSIRCRFYFADIWMMFSEISFQSEDTILPTPVTLGSTTPPVTEESTMLTTPKTANPSTSDPPDDGNTPILIGCLVTIILLLVIIIFLILWCQYVCKVLEKAPRRILDEEVTVRLSSCSDTIILQTPPVPPRSGHAPTGPANTDPHYERVFLLDPQYQNPAVLRNKLPELSQSAEASACGGGYAEPDVTQCTPHQCFHSNAPHYAETDIVRLQGVTGSNMYAVPALTVDSLTRKDISAAEFPRQHLIFREKLGEGQFGEVHLCEAEGLPEFLGEGSPLPDRDGRSVLVAVKQLRADATSQARNDFLKEIKIMSRLNDPNIIRLLCVCVSSDPLCMVTEYMENGDLNMFLSQREIESTLTHANNIPSVSLSDLLHMSVQISSGMKYLASLNFVHRDLATRNCLLDRRLTIKIADFGMSRNLYSSDYYRIQGRAVLPIRWMAWESILLGKFTTASDVWAFGVTLWEIFTLCKEQPYSLLSDEQVIENTGEFFRNQGRQIFLYGPPLCPPSLFELMMRCWSRDLADRPTFEGLYQALRPHVNQ; via the exons ATGcacctcttcctgctgctgatccTTCAAGCCACAGCAGCCGTTGGACAGATCGACCCCg cacaCTGTCGCTATGCCTTGGGCATGGAGGATGGACGGATTAAAGacgatgacatcacagcatccAGCCACTGGTACGAGACGACTGGACCACAATACgccag gttGAATCGTGAGGAAGGAGACGGCGCCTGGTGTCCTGAGGGACAGCTGGAGCCTTCGGACAGTCAGTACCTGCAG GTGGATCTGGGTAGGCTGACCTTCCTCACGGTAGTCGGGACTCAGGGGCGATACGCCAGGAACTCTGGGAACGAGTTCGCCCGGGCTTACCGCCTCAACTACAGCAGAGACGGCTTGCTGTGGAAGTCCTGGAGGAACCGGCTGGGAAACGCG GTGATGGAGGGAAACAAGAACGCCTACGCCTCAGTCATCAACGACCTCCACCCTCCGATCATCACCCGCTATATCCGGCTGATCCCCGTCACCAGAGTGTCGACCACCGTCTGCATGAGAGTGGAGCTGTACGGCTGTCCGTGGGAGG ACGGTCTGATCTCCTACAGCGCTCCAGAGGGTCAGCCCATGAATCCGCCCGGTTATCCCATCGCCAGCTTCAATGACTCCACATACGATGGAGCACACGAGAGAAG GAGGCTGTTCGGGGGGATGGGTCAGCTGACGGACGGCGTGATCGGCCTGGACGACTTCCTGCAGACGCGTCAGTACCACGTGTGGCCCGGCTACGACTACCTGGGCTGGAGGAACGACTCGCTGGGAACTCAGGGATACGTGGAGATGGAGTTTGTGTTCGACAGGCGGAGAAACTTCACCTCCATGAAG GTTCACAGTAACAACATGTTCTCCCGTGGCGTGAAGATCTTTTCCTCCGTCTCCTGTTGGTTTAAGCCCCGCCTCATTGCTGGCTGGGAGGTCGAGCCCGTGGCCTTCAAGACGGTGCTGGACGACAGAAACCCGAGCGCCCGCTACGTCACTGTGCCGCTTAATCGCCGCACGGCCAAATCCATCCGCTGTCGCTTTTACTTTGCAGACATCTGGATGATGTTCAGTGAGATCTCCTTTCAGTCAG AGGACACCATACTCCCAACCCCAGTGACCCTGGGGTCGACCACCCCTCCAGTCACTGAGGAGAGCACCATGCTAACCACACCAAAGACAG CCAATCCATCAACCAGTGACCCGCCAGATGACGGGAACACGcccattctgattggctgcctggTGACCATCATCCTGCTGTtggtcatcatcatcttcctcatcctctggTGCCAGTATGTCTGCAAGGTGCTGGAGAAG gctccCCGTCGGATCCTCGATGAGGAGGTGACAGTTCGGCTGTCGTCCTGTAGTGACACCATCATCCTCCAGACCCCTCCTGTGCCCCCCCGCTCTGGCCACGCACCTACAG GCCCGGCCAACACTGACCCTCACTATGAGAGAGTTTTCCTGTTGGACCCACAGTACCAGAACCCGGCGGTGCTGAGGAACAAACTGCCAGAGCTGTCACAGAGCGCCGAGGCCTCAG CGTGTGGAGGAGGCTACGCCGAACCTGACGTCACCCAGTGCACCCCGCACCAGTGTTTCCATAGCAACGCGCCGCACTACGCCGAGACGGACATCGTGCGGCTGCAGGGCGTCACCGGCAGCAACATGTACGCTGTCCCCGCCCTCACCGTGGACTCCCTCACCAGGAAGGACATCTCCGCCGCAGAGTTCCCGCGGCAACATCTGATCTTCAGGGAGAAGCTGGGGGAGGGGCAGTTCGGAGAG GTCCACCTGTGTGAGGCCGAGGGACTCCCAGAATTCCTTGGGGAGGGGTCACCTCTCCCTGACAGAGATGGCCGTTCTGTGCTGGTGGCTGTTAAACAGCTGAGGGCCGACGCCACCAGCCAAGCCAG GAACGACTTCCTGAAGGAAATAAAGATCATGTCTCGTCTGAACGACCCCAACATCATCcggttgctgtgtgtgtgcgtgtcgtCCGACCCGCTGTGCATGGTGACCGAATACATGGAGAACGGAGACCTGAACATGTTCCTGTCTCAACGGGAGATTGAGAGCACACTGACGCATGCCAACAACATCCCTTCAGTCAG tcTATCAGACCTCCTCCACATGTCGGTGCAGATCTCGTCGGGGATGAAGTACCTGGCGTCTCTGAACTTCGTGCACCGCGACCTGGCCACCAGGAACTGCCTGCTGGACCGCCGCCTCACTATCAAGATCGCCGACTTTGGGATGAGCCGAAACCTGTACAGCAGCGACTACTACCGCATCCAGGGCCGGGCGGTGCTGCCCATACGATGGATGGCCTGGGAGAGCATCCTGCtg GGTAAGTTCACCACGGCCAGTGACGTTTGGGCGTTTGGTGTCACCCTCTGGGAGATCTTCACTCTGTGTAAGGAGCAGCCCTACAGTCTGCTGTCCGACGAACAGGTCATAGAGAACACTGGCGAGTTCTTCAGGAACCAGGGCAGACAG ATCTTCCTTTACGGCCCTCCACTCTGCC